The Faecalibacterium sp. I3-3-33 DNA window TATTATTCTGCGAAGGCGCAGAGGTGCGCGCCACATCCCGGTTCAGATCATAGGGTCTCGTGTTCCGGGGTCTGCCGTTGCGGTCACGGTTCTGCTGCATCATTCGCACCTTCTTTCCTGTTTATTCCACGTCTGCATCACGGGGTCTTGACCAGCTTGAGCAGCGCCGCAGTGATGCGGTCCAGACTGTCGTCCACCGACAGGCTGCGGGCGTTTTTGCCCATCTCGGCCAGCTTGCCGGGCTGTGCCAGCATAGTAGAAACAGTCTGCACCAGCTTTTCGCCGGTCAGGTCTTTTTCTTCGATCACCACAGCCGCCCCGGCCTTTTGCAGCTCCATGGCGTTGTAGTACTGGTGGTTCTCCGCCACGTTGGGGCTGGGGATCAGCACAGCGGCGCGTCCCACGGCTTCCAGCTCGGCCAGCGTCAGCGCACCGGCGCGGCTGATGACGAGGTCTGCCGCTGCCAGCAGCTCCGGCATATTGTTGATGTATTCCTTTACCACAAGGCTGTCACCGGGGGCAAAGTCCTTTTGCTTTTGCAGCTGCTCAAACAGCTGCACCCCGTACTGTCCGGTGGCGTGCAGGTGCAGCACCGGCTTGTGCTCGTGCTGCTCCCATGCGCACAGGTCTGCCACCACCTCATTCACCCGGCGTGCACCCAGACTGCCGCCGAAGGACAGGATGACGGTGCGGTCGCCCGCACCCAGCTGTGCGCGGATGGCTTCGCGGTTCGCGGCCTGTACAAACACCTCCGGCCGCACGGGGTTGCCCACCACAAGGGTCTTGTCCGGTGCGCCCAGCTTTTCCACAGCGGCGGGCACAGCGGCAAACACGATATCCACATCCGGGGCCAGCAGCTTGTTGGTCACACCGGGAAAAGCGTTCTGCTCATGCAAAGCGGTGTGGATGCCCATTTTGGCGGCGCAGCGCACCACCGGGCCGGACACATAGCCGCCGCAGCCGATGACAAGATCCGGCTTTACCTCTTTCATCATGGCCTTGGCCTTGGGCCCGGAGAGGGCCAGATTCCACAGGGTGATGATATTGCGCTTGATGTTGTGCAGGCTGAGCTTGCGCTGGAAGCCGGTGATCTCAATGTGGTGGAAGGGGTAGCCCGCCTGTGTGACCAAACGGTACTCCATGCCCTCCTTACGGCCTGCAAAGTGGATCTCGGCGGTAGGGTCGGCCTTTTTCAGCGCACCGGCAATGGCCAGTGCGGGGTTGATATGTCCGGCAGTGCCGCCGGCTGCGATGAGAACACGCATGGTGATTCCTCCTTATAAACGCCCAGCCTGCGGCCGGGCGGGCTTGCGGTTTGTTTTACTGTTCTGTACGGGCTGCGCGGGCAGAAGCCAAGTCAATAGTCTTGCGGGCAAGCTCTGCTTCCCGCTCGGCGCGGGCGGCTTCCCGCTGGGCACGCATCTGCTCCCGCTGCTGCGCTGCCCGCTCGCCGTTGCGGCCTATGTTCACCATTACGCCCATCTCTGCCAGCAACAGGATCAGACTGGTGCCGCCGGAGGAGAAGAAGGGCAGGCTGATGCCGGTGTTGGGCAGGGTGTTGGTGACCACGGCGATGTTGCAGAACACCTGCCACGCGATCTGCGCCATAATGCCGATGCCTACCATGGTGCAGTACAAATTCTCGGCCTTATAGGCGATGAGCAGCCCCTGCACGATGAACAGCACGAACAGCACGATGATGAGCACTGCGCCAATGAAGCCCAGTTCCTCGCACACCACACTGAAGATGAAGTCGTTGGTGCTTTCCGGCAGCCAGAGCTGCTTTTCCACGCTGTTGCCCAGCCCCAGCCCCTTCAGCCCGCCGGAGCCGATGGCGTAAAGGCTCTGCACGGTCTGGTCGGTCATCTGGCTCAGATCCTGCGTCCAGCCGTCCAGACGCTTTTGCAGGTAAGGGATGGAGTCCACATGGGAGAGCAGGGTCTCCAGCAACGCGCCCGCCGTGATGGCACCCGCCCATGTCAGCACACCGCCGCTGCCGGACAGCAGCAGGATGGTGCCCACCACCGCCACTGTCAGCACGATGCCGGACATGTGCGGCTCCAGCGCCAGCAGGATGACCACCGGTATAAGGGGCAGCACCGGCACTACCAGCTGCTTCCACACCCGCACCCGCAGCCACTCCTGTGGGGTAAGCAGGATGCGGCGCTCCGGGTCCAGCCGCTCCACCTGCGGCGCTTTGGCCGCAAGGTGGGAGCTGAACAGGATCATCTCAAACTTTGCCACCTCCGAGGATTGCAGCGTAAGCCCGCCGAAGCGGATCCAGCGGCGGCAGCCGTTCAGGGGTGCCATGGTCAGGGTGACGGCCAGCATGGCCAGCACGATGATGTACCCCGGCACCACCATCTTGCGCAGGAAACGGTGGTCCATATAGCTCATCAGGAACATACAGCCCAGCCCCAGCATCATGCACAGCGCCTGCTGCTTGATGTAGTGGAAGCTGTCGCCCATGCGCAGGTAGCCGGTGGTGTAGCTGGCGCTGAACAGCATCACCAGTCCAAAGATCATAATAACGGCCAGCGTAGCCAGCCAGTCGATCAGCAGCCGGGACCACGGGCCCGGGTCTCGCTGGAACACCGACACCGGCGCTCTGTGTTTTTTGCGGATAGTCGCCATCTGCGCTCCCTTCCCTCTCTGTGCCCGGTCAGCACCAGCGCAGCAGCGCCAGCGCCAGCACATAGCCGACAGCGCTCAGCGCAAAGCTGTACAGGAACACCGTCTCCGGGCTCATTTTATGCTTTTTTACCCAGCAGCGCAAAGGCTTGCCGGTGCGCTTTGCACACAGCAGCTGCGCTGCCAAAAGACCGCCCGCCGCCCAGAAGGGCAGCGCCAGCGGCACGGTCAGGCTGGTCATATCCAGACACAGCGGAATGCAGCCGATGGCACCCGCCGCCAGCAGGCTGCCGCAGCAGCCCACCCCCAGCCTTGCCGGGGGGAACGCCCACAGCAGCAGTGCCACCAGTGCCCCGGCCAGCGCGGCGGGCAGCACCGCCAGCCCGGAAACGCCCAGACCGGCCTCTGTCATCATCAGCGCCAGCATGGCCACAAAGGCCGCACCGCACACCGTGCCCTCGTCCCGCTCGGCGATGCGGGCGCACTCAGCCAGTGCCACCATGAGCACCGCCCACAAAAAGGGCACGGCGCTGCCCAGCAGCACATACCCCGCCCCGGGCACGCCCAGCCCCCGGGGCAAACAGCCCGCTGCCCGCAGCAGCAAAAGGACAAAGGCCGCGGCCAGTGCTTCCAGCAAAAGCCGCACGTCCCGCCGCAGCCCCAGCGCCGCCGGGCTGCGCATCCGGGCAAGATCTTCTGCAAGACCCACTGCCCCAAAGGCAAGGCTCCCAGCCAGCGCCGTGAGCAGCCGTGTCATCAGCCGGCCCTCGCTGCCCAGCAGCTCCGGCTGGCCTACGCAGGCGGCAAGCCAGCCCACGCCCACCGCAGCCACCGTGCCCGCCGCCGCACACAGCCCGCCCCACAGCGGGGCGCGCAGGGGTGCAGGCCGGGGCTGCTCAGACTGTACCGGCTGCTGTTGTTGTTCGCGGCGTTCCAGCACCCGCCGCAGCGGCACAAACAGGCTGCACAGGGCTGCCGTAAGGGCAAAGCCCAGCACCACCGCCGCTGCCAAGGCGAAACGCTCCATAACTCAGACACTCCATTTCGCCAAATAGTTATACTTCCGCTTCTTTATGCTCTTCATAGAAGATATCCAGCACTTTTTCCAGTGCCATGCCGTGGCTGGCCTTTACCAGAACGGCATCGCCGGGCTGCACCCGGTCCAGCAGAGCATCGGCGGCCTCGCGGTAATTTTCCGCGTGCAGGGTCTTTACCCCCTTGGCGGCAGCCACCACGGCGGTGCGCTTGGCCTGCTCGCCGTAGGTGATCAGGCAGTACAGCCCGCTCTCGGCGGCAAGGCGTCCCAGCTCCTCGTGTGCTTCGCGGCTCATCTCGCCCAGCTCCAGCATATCGCCCAGCAGGGCAAAGCGGCGCTTGCATGGGAAATCTTTAAACATCGCCAGCGCAGCCTTCATGCTGTCCGGGTTTGCGTTGTAGCAGTCCTCGATGACGGTCACGCCCTCGCTGTCCACCACCTTCTGGCGGCGGCCGGTCTGCTCAAAGTTGGAAAGGCCCCGGACGACCCTCTTGGCGTCGCAGCCCAGACGGGTAGCGGCGCAGTAGGCAGCCAAGGCGTTTGCCACATTGTGGCGTCCCATGGCGGGGATGTTCACCACAAAGGTGCCGTGCTCCTGATCCTCCAACACAAAACTCATGCCGTCAGTCTCCTGCCGGATAGACAGGGCGCAGACGTCCGCGTTCTCGTCGCTCAGACTGAACCACACCGGGCGCACATGGGCGGGCAGCGTTGCCTTGCGCAGGAAGGGGTCGTCGTAGTTCAGCACCAGCGGCGCGCCCTCCGGCAGACCGTTGCAGATCTCCAGCTTTGCCTTGCAGATATTCTCCTGACTGCCCAGATTGCCGATGTGGGACACGCCGATGCAGGTAATGATGCCCACATCCGGGCGTGCTGCCCGCACCAGACGGTCGATCTCACCGGCGTGGCTCATGCCCATCTCGATGACTGCGTACTCGGTGCTGCTTTCCAGCCGCATCAGGGTGCGGGGCATTCCCAGCTCGTTGTTCTGGTTGCCCTCAGTCTTGATGGTCTCGCCAAAGCTGCTCAGGGCGGCGTAGGTCATCTGCTTGGTGGTGGTCTTGCCCACGCTGCCGGTCACGCCCACCATCTTGGGGTGGTACTGGCTGCGGTAGTTTGCGCCCATCACCATCATGGCGTGGTAGCTGTCCGGGCAAAGGATGGCCTTTTCCTCCGGCACACCGGGCACGGGATGGTTGACCACCACATACTCCGCGCCCTGCTCCAGCGCACGGGCGGCGAAATCATGGCCGTCGAACCGCTCGCCGGGGAAGGCCACAAAAATGCAGCCGGGCTTTACCTCGCGGCTATCGGTGGTGACCAGCTCCACCTCCGGGTCACTGGTCAGTT harbors:
- a CDS encoding FtsW/RodA/SpoVE family cell cycle protein, with translation MATIRKKHRAPVSVFQRDPGPWSRLLIDWLATLAVIMIFGLVMLFSASYTTGYLRMGDSFHYIKQQALCMMLGLGCMFLMSYMDHRFLRKMVVPGYIIVLAMLAVTLTMAPLNGCRRWIRFGGLTLQSSEVAKFEMILFSSHLAAKAPQVERLDPERRILLTPQEWLRVRVWKQLVVPVLPLIPVVILLALEPHMSGIVLTVAVVGTILLLSGSGGVLTWAGAITAGALLETLLSHVDSIPYLQKRLDGWTQDLSQMTDQTVQSLYAIGSGGLKGLGLGNSVEKQLWLPESTNDFIFSVVCEELGFIGAVLIIVLFVLFIVQGLLIAYKAENLYCTMVGIGIMAQIAWQVFCNIAVVTNTLPNTGISLPFFSSGGTSLILLLAEMGVMVNIGRNGERAAQQREQMRAQREAARAEREAELARKTIDLASARAARTEQ
- a CDS encoding UDP-N-acetylmuramoyl-tripeptide--D-alanyl-D-alanine ligase; its protein translation is MEKIHVSKLLAGLVPAGKLTSDPEVELVTTDSREVKPGCIFVAFPGERFDGHDFAARALEQGAEYVVVNHPVPGVPEEKAILCPDSYHAMMVMGANYRSQYHPKMVGVTGSVGKTTTKQMTYAALSSFGETIKTEGNQNNELGMPRTLMRLESSTEYAVIEMGMSHAGEIDRLVRAARPDVGIITCIGVSHIGNLGSQENICKAKLEICNGLPEGAPLVLNYDDPFLRKATLPAHVRPVWFSLSDENADVCALSIRQETDGMSFVLEDQEHGTFVVNIPAMGRHNVANALAAYCAATRLGCDAKRVVRGLSNFEQTGRRQKVVDSEGVTVIEDCYNANPDSMKAALAMFKDFPCKRRFALLGDMLELGEMSREAHEELGRLAAESGLYCLITYGEQAKRTAVVAAAKGVKTLHAENYREAADALLDRVQPGDAVLVKASHGMALEKVLDIFYEEHKEAEV
- a CDS encoding glycosyl transferase family 4; translated protein: MERFALAAAVVLGFALTAALCSLFVPLRRVLERREQQQQPVQSEQPRPAPLRAPLWGGLCAAAGTVAAVGVGWLAACVGQPELLGSEGRLMTRLLTALAGSLAFGAVGLAEDLARMRSPAALGLRRDVRLLLEALAAAFVLLLLRAAGCLPRGLGVPGAGYVLLGSAVPFLWAVLMVALAECARIAERDEGTVCGAAFVAMLALMMTEAGLGVSGLAVLPAALAGALVALLLWAFPPARLGVGCCGSLLAAGAIGCIPLCLDMTSLTVPLALPFWAAGGLLAAQLLCAKRTGKPLRCWVKKHKMSPETVFLYSFALSAVGYVLALALLRWC
- the murG gene encoding undecaprenyldiphospho-muramoylpentapeptide beta-N-acetylglucosaminyltransferase, which produces MRVLIAAGGTAGHINPALAIAGALKKADPTAEIHFAGRKEGMEYRLVTQAGYPFHHIEITGFQRKLSLHNIKRNIITLWNLALSGPKAKAMMKEVKPDLVIGCGGYVSGPVVRCAAKMGIHTALHEQNAFPGVTNKLLAPDVDIVFAAVPAAVEKLGAPDKTLVVGNPVRPEVFVQAANREAIRAQLGAGDRTVILSFGGSLGARRVNEVVADLCAWEQHEHKPVLHLHATGQYGVQLFEQLQKQKDFAPGDSLVVKEYINNMPELLAAADLVISRAGALTLAELEAVGRAAVLIPSPNVAENHQYYNAMELQKAGAAVVIEEKDLTGEKLVQTVSTMLAQPGKLAEMGKNARSLSVDDSLDRITAALLKLVKTP